A genomic window from Candidatus Kouleothrix ribensis includes:
- the cobO gene encoding cob(I)yrinic acid a,c-diamide adenosyltransferase: protein MPGERVPQRNAAKQGLVIVHTGHGKGKTTAALGMLMRAWGRDMRIGGIQFFKHENANFGELRAAERMGFALTPMGDGFTWTSRDIDETQAKALHGWQAAQAMIVSGDHDIVLLDEFTYVLSFGWLDPSAVIAWLHANKPPQLHLIITGRDAPAALVEYADLVTEMRLVKHPYERGIKAQAGIEF from the coding sequence ATGCCAGGTGAGCGCGTTCCGCAGCGCAATGCGGCGAAGCAGGGGCTGGTGATTGTACACACCGGCCATGGCAAAGGCAAGACCACCGCCGCGCTGGGGATGCTGATGCGTGCGTGGGGTCGCGACATGCGCATCGGCGGCATCCAGTTCTTCAAGCACGAAAACGCTAATTTCGGAGAGCTGCGTGCGGCCGAGCGCATGGGCTTCGCGCTCACACCCATGGGCGATGGCTTCACCTGGACGAGCCGCGACATCGACGAGACGCAGGCCAAGGCACTGCACGGCTGGCAGGCCGCCCAGGCCATGATCGTCAGCGGCGATCACGATATCGTGCTGCTCGACGAGTTTACGTATGTGCTGTCGTTTGGCTGGCTCGACCCAAGCGCGGTGATAGCCTGGCTGCACGCGAACAAGCCGCCCCAACTCCACCTGATCATCACCGGCCGCGACGCGCCGGCTGCACTGGTCGAGTACGCCGACCTGGTGACGGAGATGCGGCTGGTCAAACACCCGTACGAGCGCGGCATCAAAGCCCAGGCCGGGATCGAGTTCTAG
- the cobU gene encoding bifunctional adenosylcobinamide kinase/adenosylcobinamide-phosphate guanylyltransferase — MPGQFTVIIGGARSGKGTHALRLAARYPQVLFVATAEPRDGEMAAKIARHRAERPAHWRTIEAPLAPALALALAPPAPVVLLDCVTLWVSNMLLAAGTGWPEAEAELAALLAWQRGSPADLIVVTNEVGWGIVPADALTRSYREWLGWFNQRLAAAADHVDLMVAGLPLAIKPPARRS, encoded by the coding sequence ATGCCTGGCCAGTTCACGGTGATCATTGGCGGGGCGCGCAGCGGCAAGGGCACGCACGCGCTACGACTGGCCGCCCGCTACCCGCAGGTGCTGTTCGTGGCCACCGCCGAGCCGCGTGATGGTGAGATGGCTGCAAAGATCGCGCGGCACCGTGCCGAGCGCCCGGCACACTGGCGCACGATCGAGGCGCCCCTGGCGCCGGCCCTGGCGCTGGCGCTGGCGCCGCCGGCCCCGGTGGTGCTGCTCGACTGCGTGACGCTGTGGGTCAGCAACATGCTGCTGGCCGCAGGCACTGGCTGGCCAGAGGCCGAGGCCGAGCTGGCGGCGCTGCTGGCCTGGCAGCGTGGCAGCCCGGCCGACCTGATCGTCGTCACCAATGAGGTTGGCTGGGGGATTGTGCCGGCCGATGCGCTCACGCGCAGCTACCGCGAGTGGCTGGGCTGGTTCAACCAGCGCCTGGCTGCCGCCGCCGACCACGTCGACCTCATGGTCGCGGGCCTGCCGCTTGCGATCAAGCCGCCGGCCAGGCGCAGCTGA
- a CDS encoding DUF4397 domain-containing protein → MRKPTTWLKVMVGVLLALALLPAALAQGNAKVRVVHASPDAPAVDVYVDGSKVLTNVPFFTASDYLDLPAGEHRFQVTPTGQPADKAVIDAKATVEAGKAYTVAATGKVAEIKPTILADNLAAPAAGKAHVRVVHASPDAPAVDIKVKGGPTLIANLAFPKDSGYSPVDAGTYDLTVNVAGTDTVALDLPGTKLEAGKIYDIFAVGLLSDKTLTVKVTTPPPAAAAAPAQLPRTSGAGLPVALFAVMAALLLGSGLLIRRRAR, encoded by the coding sequence ATGCGGAAACCGACGACCTGGCTCAAAGTGATGGTTGGCGTGCTACTGGCGTTGGCGCTACTGCCGGCGGCGCTTGCACAGGGCAACGCCAAGGTGCGAGTAGTTCACGCCTCGCCCGACGCCCCGGCAGTCGATGTGTATGTCGACGGCAGTAAGGTGCTGACGAACGTACCGTTCTTCACCGCCAGCGACTACCTGGATCTGCCGGCGGGCGAGCACCGCTTCCAGGTCACCCCGACCGGGCAGCCGGCCGATAAAGCCGTGATCGACGCCAAGGCCACGGTCGAAGCCGGCAAGGCCTACACCGTCGCCGCGACCGGCAAGGTCGCCGAGATCAAGCCGACCATCCTGGCCGACAACCTGGCCGCGCCGGCAGCCGGCAAAGCGCACGTGCGCGTGGTTCACGCCTCGCCCGATGCCCCGGCGGTCGATATCAAGGTCAAGGGTGGCCCAACCCTGATCGCCAACCTGGCCTTCCCGAAGGACAGCGGCTACAGCCCGGTCGATGCCGGCACGTACGACCTGACGGTAAATGTGGCGGGCACTGATACAGTCGCGCTCGACCTGCCCGGCACCAAGCTCGAGGCCGGCAAGATCTACGATATCTTCGCCGTGGGCCTGCTGAGCGACAAGACCCTGACGGTGAAGGTCACTACGCCACCCCCGGCGGCTGCGGCCGCCCCGGCCCAGCTGCCGCGCACCAGCGGTGCGGGCCTGCCGGTGGCACTGTTTGCGGTGATGGCGGCGCTGCTGCTGGGTAGCGGCCTGCTGATCCGCCGCCGCGCGCGCTAA
- a CDS encoding RsmD family RNA methyltransferase, with product MNDHDTTPPDQPAGEPAPDPRNRLNDLSGREWTYALRSVLATRYPTSGPEAYAHGLRRAHPSPKPPQLMAELIRFFTRRSGRVLDPFAGVGGTLLACALEGRVGVGIELSPEYAAIYAQVCAELGLTPQTLVLGDARRLGEYPEVSAAPFDLILSDPPYAQMMARPKTGERKKQGRGDATPFTAHPADLGNLGYREFLGALREICAAALAHLRLHGYLVLFTKDIQPTREHHNMLHADIVSELLQLPELSFRGYRIWHDQSQNLYPFGYPYAFVANQVHQFILIFRKEMPG from the coding sequence ATGAACGACCACGACACCACGCCGCCCGATCAGCCGGCCGGCGAGCCTGCCCCCGACCCGCGCAACCGGCTCAACGACCTGAGCGGGCGCGAGTGGACCTACGCGCTGCGCTCGGTGCTCGCCACGCGCTACCCGACCAGCGGCCCCGAGGCGTATGCGCACGGGCTGCGGCGTGCGCACCCCTCGCCCAAGCCGCCCCAGCTCATGGCCGAGCTGATCCGCTTCTTCACCCGCCGCAGTGGCCGGGTGCTCGACCCATTCGCCGGCGTGGGCGGCACGCTCCTGGCCTGCGCGCTCGAGGGCCGCGTGGGCGTGGGCATCGAGCTATCGCCCGAGTATGCCGCGATCTACGCACAGGTGTGCGCCGAGCTAGGCCTGACGCCGCAGACGCTCGTGCTGGGCGACGCGCGCCGGCTTGGCGAATACCCCGAGGTGAGCGCGGCACCGTTCGACTTGATCCTGAGCGACCCGCCGTACGCCCAGATGATGGCCCGGCCCAAAACCGGCGAGCGTAAGAAACAGGGGCGTGGCGATGCCACCCCATTCACGGCACACCCGGCCGACCTGGGCAACCTGGGGTATCGCGAGTTCCTGGGCGCGCTGCGCGAGATCTGTGCGGCAGCGCTGGCGCACCTGCGGCTGCATGGCTACCTGGTGCTGTTCACCAAAGACATACAGCCCACGCGCGAGCATCACAACATGCTGCACGCCGACATTGTGAGCGAGCTGCTACAGCTGCCCGAGCTGAGCTTTCGCGGCTATCGGATCTGGCACGACCAGAGCCAGAACCTGTACCCGTTCGGCTACCCGTACGCATTCGTGGCCAATCAGGTACACCAGTTCATTCTGATCTTCCGAAAGGAAATGCCTGGGTAA
- a CDS encoding dihydrodipicolinate reductase, producing MAIRVVCYGLGPIGLGIARLAAARSGLTIVGAIDVDPAKVGQPLAALLGAAGAQVGDVLVSADAAATLATATPDVVLHATSSALTRVYDQLAQIAQAGANVVSTCEELSFPWTANPQLAAELDALARRAGVTLLGTGVNPGYAMDALPLMLTAPLAAVRAVRVLRVVDAGKRRGPLQRKVGAGLTPAEFEARVRAGSVRHVGLPESLHMLATGLGWQLDRTDDSIGAVLADQPISTEFVQVEAGQVAGVRQVARGFVGEREVLNLELRMYVGAPDPQDTVEIEGDPPVRMTIAGGLHGDIATAAIAINAIPSVVRAAPGLASMSEVPLVHFW from the coding sequence ATGGCGATACGGGTTGTTTGCTATGGCCTCGGGCCGATCGGCCTGGGCATCGCGCGATTAGCGGCGGCGCGCAGTGGCCTCACGATCGTCGGTGCGATCGATGTCGACCCGGCCAAGGTTGGCCAGCCGCTGGCGGCACTGCTGGGCGCGGCGGGCGCCCAGGTTGGCGATGTGCTGGTGAGCGCCGATGCCGCCGCGACACTGGCCACAGCCACGCCCGATGTCGTGCTGCACGCTACCTCGTCGGCGCTTACGCGTGTGTACGACCAGCTGGCGCAGATCGCGCAGGCCGGCGCGAATGTGGTTTCAACCTGCGAAGAGCTATCGTTCCCGTGGACGGCCAACCCGCAGCTGGCGGCCGAGCTCGACGCACTGGCGCGCCGCGCCGGCGTGACGCTGCTCGGCACCGGCGTGAACCCCGGCTACGCGATGGATGCACTGCCGCTCATGCTGACCGCGCCGCTTGCCGCCGTGCGCGCCGTGCGCGTGCTGCGCGTCGTCGACGCCGGCAAGCGGCGCGGGCCGCTCCAGCGCAAGGTTGGCGCCGGGCTGACGCCGGCCGAGTTCGAGGCGCGCGTGCGCGCCGGCAGCGTGCGCCACGTCGGCCTGCCCGAGTCGCTGCATATGCTGGCCACCGGCCTGGGCTGGCAGCTCGACCGCACCGACGACTCGATCGGCGCGGTGCTGGCCGATCAGCCGATCAGCACCGAGTTCGTCCAGGTAGAGGCCGGGCAGGTGGCCGGCGTGCGCCAGGTAGCGCGGGGCTTCGTGGGCGAGCGCGAGGTGCTGAACCTCGAGCTGCGCATGTACGTTGGCGCGCCCGATCCGCAAGATACAGTCGAGATCGAGGGCGACCCGCCTGTGCGCATGACCATCGCGGGCGGCCTGCACGGCGATATCGCCACCGCCGCGATTGCAATCAATGCCATCCCGAGCGTGGTGCGCGCTGCACCTGGCCTGGCGAGCATGAGCGAGGTGCCGCTGGTGCATTTCTGGTAG